In Haliaeetus albicilla chromosome 18, bHalAlb1.1, whole genome shotgun sequence, one genomic interval encodes:
- the RHEBL1 gene encoding GTPase RhebL1 isoform X3, whose product MPLVRYRKVLILGYRAVGKTSLAHQFVEGKFVECYEPTVESTYNKMVVVGKDEFQLQLVDTAGQDEYTILPHSFVIGIHGYVLVYSVTSLQSFQVVKTLHNKLYESWGKTRMPVVLVGNKADLSLQSREVKTDEGKRLAESWGAIFLETSAKESQVTQGIFMKIIEEIDRVDNSYSRSTGCCLM is encoded by the exons ATGCCGCTGGTGCGCTACCGCAAAGTGCTCATCCTCGGGTACCGCGCCGTGG GCAAAACCTCCCTGGCCCACCAGTTCGTGGAGGGGAAGTTCGTGGAATGCTACGAGCCCACGGTGGAGAGCA CCTACAACAagatggtggtggtgggcaAGGATGAGTTCCAGCTCCAACTGGTGGACACAGCCGGGCAG GATGAGTACACCATCCTGCCCCACTCCTTCGTCATCGGCATCCACGGCTACGTCCTGGTGTACTCGGTGACCTCCCTGCAGAG CTTCCAGGTGGTGAAGACCCTTCACAACAAGCTGTATGAGAGCTGGGGGAAGACACG CATGCCCGTGGTGCTGGTGGGGAACAAGGCGGACCTGTCCCTGCAGAG CCGGGAGGTGAAGACGGATGAAGGGAAGAGGCTGGCGGAGTCGTGGGGGGCCATCTTCCTCGAGACCTCGGCCAAGGAGAGCCAG GTGACCCAGGGGATCTTCATGAAGATCATCGAGGAGATTGACCGGGTGGACAACTCCTACAGCAGATCGACCGGCTGTTGCCTGATGTGA
- the RHEBL1 gene encoding GTPase RhebL1 isoform X2 — protein MEPRRPARLRRPQGPTPAAAAWPMEAGGRVVLWSRGVTGVVAAAPPPRSPRRAVYSSVCRARPHRGSCRWCATAKCSSSGTAPWAKPPWPTSSWRGSSWNATSPRWRAPTTRWWWWARMSSSSNWWTQPGSFQVVKTLHNKLYESWGKTRREVKTDEGKRLAESWGAIFLETSAKESQVTQGIFMKIIEEIDRVDNSYSRSTGCCLM, from the exons ATGGAACCCCGGCGGCCAGCGCGCCTGCGCCGTCCTCAGGGCCCCACCCCCGCCGCTGCAGCGTGGCCAATGGAAGCGGGTGGGCGGGTGGTGTTGTGGTCACGTGGGGTTACCGGTGTAGTGGCGGCGGCACCGCCCCCCCGCTCGCCGCGGCGGGCGGTTTATAGCTCCGTGTGTCGCGCCCGCCCGCACCGCGGGTCATGCCGCTGGTGCGCTACCGCAAAGTGCTCATCCTCGGGTACCGCGCCGTGG GCAAAACCTCCCTGGCCCACCAGTTCGTGGAGGGGAAGTTCGTGGAATGCTACGAGCCCACGGTGGAGAGCA CCTACAACAagatggtggtggtgggcaAGGATGAGTTCCAGCTCCAACTGGTGGACACAGCCGGGCAG CTTCCAGGTGGTGAAGACCCTTCACAACAAGCTGTATGAGAGCTGGGGGAAGACACG CCGGGAGGTGAAGACGGATGAAGGGAAGAGGCTGGCGGAGTCGTGGGGGGCCATCTTCCTCGAGACCTCGGCCAAGGAGAGCCAG GTGACCCAGGGGATCTTCATGAAGATCATCGAGGAGATTGACCGGGTGGACAACTCCTACAGCAGATCGACCGGCTGTTGCCTGATGTGA
- the RHEBL1 gene encoding GTPase RhebL1 isoform X4 translates to MPLVRYRKVLILGYRAVGKTSLAHQFVEGKFVECYEPTVESTYNKMVVVGKDEFQLQLVDTAGQDEYTILPHSFVIGIHGYVLVYSVTSLQSFQVVKTLHNKLYESWGKTRREVKTDEGKRLAESWGAIFLETSAKESQVTQGIFMKIIEEIDRVDNSYSRSTGCCLM, encoded by the exons ATGCCGCTGGTGCGCTACCGCAAAGTGCTCATCCTCGGGTACCGCGCCGTGG GCAAAACCTCCCTGGCCCACCAGTTCGTGGAGGGGAAGTTCGTGGAATGCTACGAGCCCACGGTGGAGAGCA CCTACAACAagatggtggtggtgggcaAGGATGAGTTCCAGCTCCAACTGGTGGACACAGCCGGGCAG GATGAGTACACCATCCTGCCCCACTCCTTCGTCATCGGCATCCACGGCTACGTCCTGGTGTACTCGGTGACCTCCCTGCAGAG CTTCCAGGTGGTGAAGACCCTTCACAACAAGCTGTATGAGAGCTGGGGGAAGACACG CCGGGAGGTGAAGACGGATGAAGGGAAGAGGCTGGCGGAGTCGTGGGGGGCCATCTTCCTCGAGACCTCGGCCAAGGAGAGCCAG GTGACCCAGGGGATCTTCATGAAGATCATCGAGGAGATTGACCGGGTGGACAACTCCTACAGCAGATCGACCGGCTGTTGCCTGATGTGA
- the RHEBL1 gene encoding GTPase RhebL1 isoform X1 gives MEPRRPARLRRPQGPTPAAAAWPMEAGGRVVLWSRGVTGVVAAAPPPRSPRRAVYSSVCRARPHRGSCRWCATAKCSSSGTAPWAKPPWPTSSWRGSSWNATSPRWRAPTTRWWWWARMSSSSNWWTQPGSFQVVKTLHNKLYESWGKTRMPVVLVGNKADLSLQSREVKTDEGKRLAESWGAIFLETSAKESQVTQGIFMKIIEEIDRVDNSYSRSTGCCLM, from the exons ATGGAACCCCGGCGGCCAGCGCGCCTGCGCCGTCCTCAGGGCCCCACCCCCGCCGCTGCAGCGTGGCCAATGGAAGCGGGTGGGCGGGTGGTGTTGTGGTCACGTGGGGTTACCGGTGTAGTGGCGGCGGCACCGCCCCCCCGCTCGCCGCGGCGGGCGGTTTATAGCTCCGTGTGTCGCGCCCGCCCGCACCGCGGGTCATGCCGCTGGTGCGCTACCGCAAAGTGCTCATCCTCGGGTACCGCGCCGTGG GCAAAACCTCCCTGGCCCACCAGTTCGTGGAGGGGAAGTTCGTGGAATGCTACGAGCCCACGGTGGAGAGCA CCTACAACAagatggtggtggtgggcaAGGATGAGTTCCAGCTCCAACTGGTGGACACAGCCGGGCAG CTTCCAGGTGGTGAAGACCCTTCACAACAAGCTGTATGAGAGCTGGGGGAAGACACG CATGCCCGTGGTGCTGGTGGGGAACAAGGCGGACCTGTCCCTGCAGAG CCGGGAGGTGAAGACGGATGAAGGGAAGAGGCTGGCGGAGTCGTGGGGGGCCATCTTCCTCGAGACCTCGGCCAAGGAGAGCCAG GTGACCCAGGGGATCTTCATGAAGATCATCGAGGAGATTGACCGGGTGGACAACTCCTACAGCAGATCGACCGGCTGTTGCCTGATGTGA